tttttttcaatggggcaaaagtagggatgacagagaaaatgttggaatgagagagatgacagagaaaatgttggagtgagagagatgagagagaaagggttgagggaggtgagtaagggtttgggggtttctttgtttttttctagttttgagaatgaaaattatttaaatatctttgaccttaaaacttgaatccatgataaatgagggtacttttgtctactataatccggtacacattgttaaaacgtaccaactgaaaaacaggcgtacgcgtgttaacaaacccctgtatatatatatatatatatatatataaatgaatagaaatctcattttataattaaaaaatgaaattaaacttaaaatttattatttaatacaagTAGAGTTTAAGACATGACTAATAACATGGTTATTATCTTATTGTAAAATCTTATACAAGTTGTTTACGGTGGTCATACTCTCCCTTAATTAATATCTATAAACCCAGTTATAGAAGAAGCAAAAAAAGCTCTGTTGGCTAAGCAAATTCCATATAATCCAATAGAATTAATGTATTCACTGTTCTACAAGTTTTGTTCAGCTGTACCCCGCTTATATTATTCCCAATGGTTAAAGATTTCTCAATGATTAGACTTCGTATGACTAAATTAATGGTACCACACTATCCAGTAGTTATTGTCAATTagccttttttttctttaactaatTGTTATTGAACAATTTGAAGATGTTGAATTCTTGATATGACCATTTCTTTtatgtgagaaagcatgatataaatattgaaatttgatattttaacaatttttttgatgttatattattttattgatttgtatatttaaaacggattaatcataaaattgttatctaaataattgtaaaaaatttataaaaaaaattattaaaaatatatcttccATAATCTTATATTGTGCATCAATACAAGGTTATAGAAATATGAGAATGTATAAATTTAGTTGAGTGGATCACTGTGcatatgttattataaataaatgttaataattttttataacaactttttaataataggttatttattattattttattaatttatttaaatttatttttaaaaaatatttaaaacgaaccaatcacaaattatcacgTAAATGtctaaataaaagttattaaaaaaaattcctataagtaatatatgtttcaaaactttttttattatgttcagcactaaaattaaattatccacaaattttgaaaacactaaataatatatatatatatatatatatatatatatatataattttggttttttatatttttaaaatgaaaaattaaatttcaattactaCTTATTGATGTATCAATCTAATCATTATTTTGCTCTCATATATCAGTAgctttctaaaagaaaatgtattcccttttgtctttttctttttaaaataagatatatatttttaaaatatatccattTTTATTATACACTGAAATTtctttgaagataaaaaaaaaatacaataggccatttatttaaaattatattaaaaatagaaaaatgaaatatttgcaTTTGTTTAGgtaaataaatcttaaaaaagtattgaatgggagtaataatttataagttgcAATTTGAGTGGTAGTAAGTAAGTATTGATATGAATAAGAGATAAACATTTTTAAGGTTTAACGAGACCCAATCCAAGTAATGATTCGAATTGTAGCTACGTTGGAACGTTTAAATTAAGCATTGATACCCTTTGCATTTTAGTTGGCGTCTGAGTGGTAACAGTGAATACATCTTTAATGGCTAAACAGCAAAATTAGGAcctttttttatgaaatgagaaataatgaaaatatagaaaagaataaaaaaggaaagcAATAAAGGGAACTTTTCACGGTGGCGTAAGGGATACGGTCGAAGAAGCTTTTTGGCAGCCTACAAATACCCCCCATTTCCTCTACTTTCAGCACCATCAACCCCAACCATTCCTCTAACATCATCTCAATCGTCACAACCCTCCTCGCAACTCACACTCTCAGGTAACTGTTCATCTTCagaaattatcttttttagtttttttaactcttCATCTTAAAATTCACATGCATGCACCAAATATGTAACTTCAAATTCTAACTTTACTTCATTCTCAGGTTTCgcattttcttatatttttttttcttgccttCCATGCAGATTAGTAAGTCTTCTGATGCAAAAGATGTCAACTTGTACGAACAAGAAAATCCAATTACCTAAGTCTCGGAGAATAGACCAAGAGACTCTTCTGATGCAGAAGCAGGGCATTGTCACCATTTTGGGATCTAACAACCATTCTGCCACTTCTTTTCGACGCACTCTATCCGCAGACATGTCTTCCAAGAAATGGCTTTCTCAAAATGGGTTTTCTCCCATCAAAAAGATCTCTTCCGCTGAACAAATCTCTCGCTCATTCACAGAACCCACTGTTGCTGCTGACTCCTCATCTTCGTCAGAAGATGACAACAGCCAAGAAATGAAACAGAGACGGTGCCATATTTGGGAGGCGATTCAAAAGAAGGAGAATGTGGAGAAATCGGGAGAGTTAGACTTATGGAGTTCGATTTTGTCGAAGAAAGCCGACGAAGAAAGCTCCAAATTAACAATCCCTCCTTACGTTCATCCACTTGTGAAAAGGTCAAAGAGCTGTCTGAGTGAAAAGAGTCTCCAGATATGCACGGAGAGTCTGGGATCCGAAACTGGCTCAGATGGGTTTTCTTCTTATTCACCATCTGAGACAGAGGATTcggaggaagagaaggaagaaaaagagaaagataaaatgGAACTTTCACACGGGGAAGAGTTTCACCTGCCAAAACAAAACCATGCTGTGAAAAGAACTTCTCCTCGTTCTTTTCCTCCGCCACTCCCTTCACTTCACATGCGATCCCACCGCGACAACGGAAGGTTGTTCATACAAGCTGTGTCTGTTCCTTCTCACAACAATTTTTCTGCTGAACGACAAAATGGTCGTCTTGTCCTCACTTTTGCTGAAATgtctgaagaagaagaagcagaagaAGAGTTTGAGGAAGGTCACGTGGAGGCAGAGGAATTTGAGAGTCGTGTGAAGGAGCAAGAAAATGCACCCATGTTGTTGTCTAGTGGGATTGGGTTAGCAGTAATGATGAACAAACCAAGTGGAGTAGGTGATTCTTATACAAGTCCAAAATGGTCGGAGAAGTTCAACGATGTTGTCAATTTTAAGGATGTTGATGTGGCACAACATGGTCCTCTGCCACCAAGGCCAAGGGCTCGGATTGTTCCCTCGTCTTCGGGTGCTTTCAGTGCTTATGAATACTATTGCAAAACCAAGCCCACCCCAAAACCTTCTCCTAAAACATTTACCTTTCACCGCAACAGTTACTCTTCCTTAGAGAACAACTTCAACAGTTGCAAGGATTCTAGGAGGTCTTTTCTCTTCTGGGAACCCTTTTGCATTGCTACATGACCTCAGATCCTGATTTCGTCTAATTTCTAATTGAAAACTTGTTACTCAACCCAAATACTGTGTGCTGCTGTAGCATTTTCTCTCCACCTAGCTCCACTCGTTCAGGGAACTGAGAGGGTGAAAAGGGATGGTGAGAGAGTTTTAATACTTTTGTTTGTAATTGTAAgatcaaaggaaaaaaaaaattcttggaCAGTTTCatgaattatatttatgttgtcTGTGCTATCAACGTAATCAAAGTTTTTCTTTGACCAGCTTGAATGTCTTGtcctctttaaatttttatcatgGTTGCTTTTCAGTCTCTTTCCTTTTGCAAAATATAGGCCAACGAGGTTTTCAAATTGGTCGTGTCCTTTCTCACCGGTCTTGTGTTTTGGCAACAACGTGATCTGTCATCTGATATCTTTGCCTCTCCATTCCTGAGGTTAATCAAGAttaaatacatcaaagattGCAAGTGTTATTCAACATGATCTTTATAGTTTGGCTTAAtaggtcctacctttttttttaaatgttatattaaagaatgtaatttatgtttaatttagttctttttacagACGCTGTTTAAGTCGTTAATGGTAGACAGTCCAACAATGCATATCAGTGCTGACCTGCCTTGACTGAAACATGACGTAGCCAATGAAAGAATGCCACGAGGCAGTCCCTTCCCCACccaaaaaattagggtttttgatgTAAGGGGGAAGGCTTCCTTACGCCTACGCTGCCGcaagaagaaaattgaatggGTTTTGAAATACAGGAGCGTGGCGATGCGAATCTGGCTTGTGGTTGTTTGTCTGCGATTTGATTTCTTTCTACTTGCAGGTTTGAAGAGTAGTTTCGCGATGGCTGGAAAAGATGAAGATTGATGGAGAATGGTGCTTTTGCGGCAACGATTCTGCTCCAATTGGCTTTTTCATTCTCTGTATTTTCCTTTGCAGGTTGAAGACTTGACGAAGAAGATGAGCTCGCACAGGGCTCACTGTCTCATTGCGGCGGTCATGGTTGTCGCAACAAAATGTTAACGACGATTCATAGTGGAGGAAGGGGAAGATGGTCATTGTGGTGTTTTTGGGTGGTTGCTGGATGGAGAAGATGAACAGTGGTGGTGGCGGTGCGGCCATCTGGTTAGGATTTCGAAATGTTTGATGATGGAGGTGCGAAGATGGTGGTTGGTTGTGAGTGTGGCGGCGACGGTTAGGGTTAGGAGAAATTAGGGTTTATGGAGgtaggagatgatgatgacatgTCAAGGGTGATATGTCACTTATTGCACAACTGGACTATCTGTCGTTAACGGTTTAAACGGCgtttgtaaaaaggactaaattgaacataaattacattctttaggaTAACATTAAACCGAAAAAAAAACTAGGACCAAATCGAATaaaccttacgaaaatagggaccataaGGAGTATCAAGCcttatagttttttatatttaattttaggtttaaaccctcatttggtactcgtatttgtgtgtcaaTATCAAGTGGGTCATCGTTTTTTTTCGGTCTTATCGGGTCcataaacttgtaaaaatgagtcAATTAAGTCCTATCCGTTAAGTTTTCACTAAAGTCGTCTAACTGTGATGACGTGTTGACGCTGATGTGTATAGTTCGATTAcatggaatttttatttaaattttaataaaaacattttaaacttgTACCTCTAAGAAAGCAGGGGACACAACACGACCACGATTCGTTATCCCTGAATAACAAAATCTCCAATCTTCTAAATTGGAATATCCTCTTCCTGTACTTCTTCCTGGCCACTTCTTGGAGAAAATTCATTAGAGAGAGGGGAGGAAAATTCCATAAACCCTACCAATCAACAAAAACCGAAGCAATCCCAATCTCAATTCAGTCCAGCGAAATGGGAAAAGTCTCGCTAACGATCGACCCTCCCTCTCCAAAGCTCTCTACTTGAGGCTTTTGCACTGCTTTCATGTGATTGTTTTCTTGTTCCTTCTATCGTTTGCATATGACAATAGATTGATGAATGAGTGATTGTAACAGCGAGAATGGCATCACCTAGAAATGGGTGTTGGTTGATTGAGTAACCCTTTTTGGCTATACCTATGAAAAAGTAATCAGACTTCTTCTGTTGATTTTGGAAATTGAATCAATGTGgcaaaatccttttttttttaaatttttttaatagccAAATGCTTTTCTAGGAAAATATTTATGCATGctaccctttttctttttctcaacgAGATCATGAACCATAAAACCTTCTCACAGAAATACCAAGATTAGGAAAAGACATTAAAATCAATGCACCTTCACACACCACAGAAGCACCCAATTTCAATTGGGTTCTCTGCTGAAACACAAGcacattgtttttctttttaggtttaCAACATTCACCTCTGCTGGGGACAGTCGCAAAGGTGACACCTTTACCGTACTTTACCTCATCAACTCATGTGGGTTATCCTTGGAATTGGCGAGGAAAGTCTCCAAGAATGTGAATTTGAAAACCCCAGGCGGTGGAGGTGGTAGAGGAGCTGCGCCAGATGAAGTCGTAGCGGCAGGAGGGCTCGAAGGCGAACACTCGAGTGGTGGAGATCCTCGCGTCACACCGAAACGCGTGGCAGGAGGAGGAGAAGCGCCTGTTGCAGCAGATTGAGGCGACGACCCCTGACGATGCTCCAATGATAGTGCTCGGTCGTACGAAAACCACAACATTGTCTTGGTGGCAACTCCAGATTGCACGACATAGTGGGCGGTGGGCGAGGAGGAGGCCACAACGAGAGTAGTGCGTCGACGAGGAGGGTTGGTCCAGCAAGAAGGTGCGACAGAACATTTGGGGGCAATCACGTGGCAGCTCTGTCATTGTACAGATAAGCcattcaacaaaatttaatacactTCAGCATGTCACTTGATGTAAAAAAGTTACACCTCAACATGTGGAGACGACGTTAGTGAAAACTTAACAGGAGGGTTTAATTGgctcatttttacaagtttatgGACCCGATTGAGActgaacaaaaaatgatgaccCACTTAagattgacacacaaatacgaggatcAAAGGAAgatttaaaccttaattttattaaaagacatattcatttttatttttgatattatacattatattgATGGATGATTTTGTATAgaattaataaacaataaatttttaataacgAGTGGtgtaataaatttaacaaacaattttcttttaacaaaatcaaaattatgattttgatagtatgttaaaaattgattttaaatctaatttaacttgaaattttattatataacgTAAATTTGACGGTATCTCCAACAAATTTATTTGtgttaattctaaaattaattatcaccggagcttttttatcatttaatgatATAATGAAGAAACAAGGCGTAGGGCGCGAAAACTTAAGTTAGGGGTGCTGGATTTGAGTACGACACAAAATGGAAAGGGGAAAGCGTGTGTGAAATAGGGGTTTTACCCTAATCAAGGTCAAAGGCTAATTTAGCCATTTTAAAACTTTGGAGGtacagaaacaaaaatatggaGTACAGGAAGAAATCCccaaaacaaaatgaaactgaagaaagaaaacatactTCGAGGGAGCGTTCCTCCctctaccaccaccaccacatgccatctttctatttctcttttctaATATTCAATGT
The genomic region above belongs to Vigna radiata var. radiata cultivar VC1973A unplaced genomic scaffold, Vradiata_ver6 scaffold_234, whole genome shotgun sequence and contains:
- the LOC106753120 gene encoding protein FAF-like, chloroplastic, coding for MQKMSTCTNKKIQLPKSRRIDQETLLMQKQGIVTILGSNNHSATSFRRTLSADMSSKKWLSQNGFSPIKKISSAEQISRSFTEPTVAADSSSSSEDDNSQEMKQRRCHIWEAIQKKENVEKSGELDLWSSILSKKADEESSKLTIPPYVHPLVKRSKSCLSEKSLQICTESLGSETGSDGFSSYSPSETEDSEEEKEEKEKDKMELSHGEEFHLPKQNHAVKRTSPRSFPPPLPSLHMRSHRDNGRLFIQAVSVPSHNNFSAERQNGRLVLTFAEMSEEEEAEEEFEEGHVEAEEFESRVKEQENAPMLLSSGIGLAVMMNKPSGVGDSYTSPKWSEKFNDVVNFKDVDVAQHGPLPPRPRARIVPSSSGAFSAYEYYCKTKPTPKPSPKTFTFHRNSYSSLENNFNSCKDSRRSFLFWEPFCIAT